One Methanomassiliicoccales archaeon genomic region harbors:
- a CDS encoding proton-conducting transporter membrane subunit, whose protein sequence is MQVPTLYLFLLITVPTLGGLLCMTRRRGTSPWVLVAGTSMITVVLALGLLLYMATKGLESIAVNADELFPMEWAIIALDLMLMAYFVYVGVRDKSRWIVAFSFLQIVPMVIFQSMVMGKTADPVIFADYLSVVMMLITSLVGSVIILYAVRYMKGDGNQPRFFAVMLIFVGAMNGAVFSNDLLWLFFFWEVTTLTSFLLIGHNKTDEAKRSARIAAEITLGGGVLLLASIILSYYYFNTLTISALPSGTSIVGLQLLPFALMAVAAFTKSAQVPFQRWLLGAMVAPTPVSALLHSATMVNLGVYFLLRLSPNLVGQDIISWIVGIIGATSFLATSLLAIAQSNSKRVLAYSTIGNLGLIIVCVGLNTPLSITAGIIILIFHAISKAILFMSVGVVKEETGSEDLDVMAYLRDRMPFITVSIFVGVFMLMLPPFGLFAGKWIVSEAAAGFPFISILLGVGFAGTIVYYGKWLGRLFETGPRVSRLPALSQKLPVLYKYTIGALLGAGIVLSLAIGQVITYLIDPYLSLHYAPAVSGSSLGLNTEFGSFPAFYFLLIIGVLFLGFGFLLKLDKKELTQAYAGGEDPVFDLGGFYYLDEKVEGHWNKIILALASVLLAVLLLMPVALEVFS, encoded by the coding sequence ATGCAGGTCCCTACCTTGTACCTATTCCTTTTGATCACGGTCCCTACCTTGGGGGGCCTGTTGTGCATGACCCGAAGGCGGGGGACCTCACCCTGGGTGCTCGTGGCTGGGACATCGATGATCACGGTGGTGCTGGCGCTCGGCCTTCTGCTGTACATGGCGACCAAAGGCTTGGAATCTATCGCGGTTAACGCAGACGAACTGTTCCCCATGGAATGGGCCATAATAGCTCTGGACCTTATGCTGATGGCATATTTCGTCTACGTGGGGGTCAGGGACAAGAGCCGTTGGATCGTGGCTTTCTCATTCTTGCAGATCGTTCCGATGGTCATCTTCCAATCGATGGTGATGGGGAAAACCGCGGATCCGGTCATTTTCGCCGATTATCTGAGCGTCGTGATGATGCTCATCACCTCACTGGTCGGATCGGTCATCATCCTTTACGCGGTCAGGTACATGAAGGGCGATGGAAACCAGCCCCGTTTCTTCGCCGTCATGCTGATCTTCGTGGGTGCCATGAACGGCGCCGTCTTCAGCAATGATCTTCTGTGGCTCTTCTTCTTCTGGGAGGTCACCACGCTGACCTCCTTCCTGCTGATCGGACACAATAAGACCGATGAGGCAAAACGGTCCGCCCGGATAGCCGCCGAGATCACTCTAGGCGGAGGCGTGCTCCTGCTCGCATCCATCATCCTGTCCTATTACTACTTCAACACCCTGACCATCTCTGCTCTCCCGTCGGGAACCAGCATCGTGGGGCTGCAGTTATTGCCGTTTGCCCTGATGGCTGTAGCGGCTTTCACCAAATCGGCCCAGGTCCCGTTCCAGAGATGGTTGCTGGGAGCCATGGTCGCGCCTACACCAGTTTCCGCACTGCTTCATTCCGCCACGATGGTTAATCTGGGAGTGTATTTCCTATTGCGGCTCTCGCCAAATCTCGTGGGCCAGGATATCATTTCCTGGATCGTCGGTATCATAGGGGCCACCTCGTTCCTCGCAACCTCCTTGCTGGCCATCGCCCAAAGCAACTCAAAACGCGTTCTGGCCTACTCTACCATCGGAAATCTGGGCCTGATCATCGTCTGTGTAGGATTGAATACGCCGCTGTCGATCACCGCGGGGATAATCATCCTCATCTTCCATGCCATCTCAAAGGCCATCCTATTCATGTCCGTCGGTGTGGTCAAAGAGGAGACCGGTTCCGAGGACCTTGACGTTATGGCATATCTACGGGACAGGATGCCTTTCATTACCGTTTCGATCTTCGTTGGGGTGTTCATGCTCATGCTTCCGCCCTTCGGACTTTTCGCAGGCAAGTGGATCGTCTCGGAAGCAGCTGCCGGTTTTCCGTTCATCTCTATCCTACTTGGTGTGGGCTTCGCCGGTACAATTGTCTATTATGGTAAGTGGCTAGGCCGCCTTTTCGAAACAGGTCCTAGGGTCTCTAGATTACCGGCATTGAGTCAGAAGTTGCCGGTTCTATACAAGTACACCATCGGCGCGCTTCTCGGGGCAGGCATAGTCCTTTCCCTGGCCATAGGCCAGGTGATAACATATCTAATTGACCCATATCTCTCGCTCCACTATGCTCCGGCAGTGAGCGGCTCTTCACTGGGCTTGAACACGGAATTTGGGTCATTCCCCGCATTCTACTTCCTATTGATCATAGGGGTCTTGTTCTTGGGATTCGGTTTCCTGCTCAAATTAGACAAAAAGGAGCTCACCCAGGCATATGCCGGCGGTGAGGATCCGGTATTTGACCTGGGAGGTTTCTATTATCTGGACGAAAAGGTGGAAGGGCACTGGAACAAGATAATTCTGGCCCTTGCCTCGGTACTGCTCGCCGTGCTATTATTGATGCCTGTGGCATTGGAGGTGTTCAGTTGA